The window AGGGCATTGGAAAGGGCGGCGGGTGTGCCGATGGTTAAGATCTGTTTCCAGTCATCGATGAGATTTTTTAGTTTGGGCGGAGCAAGCAGCTTTTCTCGTATGGTTAATACATACAGTGAGCCACACAACGCACCAAACCAACTGAATCCGCTAGCAATGGCTGCGCCTTGAATCCCTAGCTCAGGGAAAGGCCCGTAACCGAAGATCAGCAGTGGGTCGAGAATGCCGTTAATAAGGCCGGCCAGCATCATGATCTTGGCGGGTGTTTTGGTATCGCCACTCGCTCGTATCGCACTGTTCCCTGCCATAGGAATAACAAGCAGCGGTATCGCTAAATACCAGACTAACATGTATTCGGATATCAGTGGCAGTAACTCAGGTTTAGCACCTAATAGAGTAAACATAGGCTCTAGTGTTACTAGGCCCAGTGTTGATGCAAAACCAACAAGAAGCACCGCAAGTAATAAGCCGTGACAGGTAAACCTTGCCGCATTTTGTGCGCAGCCTTGGCCAAGTAACCGCCCTATACACGTCGATAAGCCAATGCCTATACCCATGGTGATGCAGTTGATGGCAAAGGTAACAGGGAAGGTGAAACTGACGGCTGCAAGGGCTTGGGTACCGAGCAATGAGATAAAGAAAGTATCGACAAGGTTAAACATCAAGATCGCCACCATACCGAATATGGTCGGTATGGTCATGGTGCGTAGAGTTAGTGCTATCGGGGCCGTGAGAAGCCCATGCTTATCTTGCATGTAAAACGCCGTTGGAACTAAAACCGTAGGATAAACAGATGTGGGATATGAGTAAATGAAAAGCAGGAAAAGATGAGCAGTTCGAATCTGCCTTTTAGATCACAATTTTCCCCTTCCCCCCTTGGGATCTTTCACATTGCCCCAACATACTCTTTAACCCCATGCCAATCGTGGCAACTATCAAATTAAATGGAAATTATCAGGAGATACGACCGATGAATATCCGTCCTCTACACGACCGAGTTATCGTTGAGCGCCAAGAAGTTGAATCTAAATCTGCTGGTGGCATCGTTCTAACTGGTTCTGCCGCTGAAAAATCAACTCGCGGTACTATTCTAGCTGTTGGCAAAGGCCGCATTTTAGAAAATGGTTCAGTACAACCATTGGACGTTAAAGTTGGCGATACCGTTATCTTCTCTGAAGGCTACGGCACTAAAACTGAAAAGATCGACGGCAAAGAAGTTCTGATCATGTCTGAAAACGACATCATGGCGATCGTTGAATAATCCGACCCATAAAACTGAACTGACTGAATAAAGAATTTTAAAGGAAATTAAGATGGCTGCTAAAGACGTTAAATTTGGTAACGACGCACGTATTAAAATGCTAGAAGGTGTAAACGTTCTGGCTGACGCAGTAAAAGTAACGTTGGGTCCTAAAGGCCGTAACGTTGTTCTAGACAAATCATTTGGCGCACCAACGATCACTAAAGATGGTGTTTCTGTTGCACGTGAAATCGAACTTGAAGACAAGTTCCAAAACATGGGCGCACAAATGGTTAAAGAAGTGGCTTCGCAAGCGAATGACGCGGCGGGCGACGGAACAACTACAGCAACAGTATTGGCTCAGTCTATTATTGCTGAAGGCCTAAAAGCCGTTGCTGCTGGCATGAACCCAATGGATCTTAAGCGCGGCATCGACAAAGCGGTTATCGCGGCTGTTGAAGAGCTGAAGAACCTTTCTGTTCCTTGTTCAGACACGAAAGCTATCGCGCAAGTAGGTACTATCTCTGCGAACTCTGATTCGACAGTTGGTAACATAATTGCTGAAGCGATGGAAAAAGTAGGTCGTGATGGCGTAATTACGGTTGAAGAAGGTCAGGCTCTGCAAGACGAGCTAGACGTAGTTGAAGGTATGCAGTTCGACCGCGGTTACCTGTCTCCTTACTTCATCAACAACCAAGAAGCGGGTTCTGTTGATCTTGAAAGCCCATTCATTCTTCTAATCGACAAGAAAGTTTCGAACATCCGTGAACTTCTTCCGACTCTAGAAGCAGTTGCTAAAGCTTCACGTCCACTTCTTATCATCGCTGAAGATGTAGAAGGCGAAGCGCTAGCGACTCTTGTTGTGAACAACATGCGTGGTATCGTGAAAGTAGCTGCGGTTAAAGCACCTGGTTTCGGCGACCGTCGTAAATCAATGCTGCAAGACATCGCTATCCTAACGGGCGGCACAGTTATCTCTGAAGAGATCGGTCTAGACCTTGAAAAAGTAACGCTAGAAGACCTAGGTCAAGCTAAGCGCATTACGATCACTAAAGAAAACTCAACCATCATTGATGGTGCGGGCGATGAAGTGATGATCAAAGGTCGCGTTTCTCAAATTCGTCAACAAATCGAAGATGCAACGTCTGACTACGACAAAGAAAAACTTCAAGAGCGCGTAGCTAAGTTAGCTGGCGGTGTTGCGGTAATCAAAGTTGGCGCTGCTACTGAAGTTGAGATGAAAGAGAAGAAAGACCGCGTTGAAGATGCACTTCACGCAACTCGCGCTGCTGTTGAAGAGGGTGTGGTTGCTGGTGGTGGTGTTGCACTTATCCGCGCTGCATCTAAAGTTTCTGGCCTTGAAGGCGACAACGAAGAGCAAAACGTAGGTATCCGCGTTGCACTACGTGCAATGGAAGCGCCTATTCGCCAAATCACTAAGAACGCAGGTGATGAAGAATCAGTTGTTGCTAACAACGTTCGTGCTGGCGAAGGTAACTACGGTTACAACGCGGCTACGGGTGAATACGGCGACATGATCGCTATGGGTATCCTAGATCCAACGAAGGTAACGCGTTCTGCACTTCAGTTCGCAGCATCAGTTGCTGGTCTTATGATTACAACAGAAGCGATGATCACTGATAAGCCACAAGATTCTGGCCCTGCAATGCCTGATATGGGTGGCATGGGCGGTATGGGGGGCATGGGCGGTATGATGTAATCATCCCCCTTTCTCGTAACAGAGAAAGCCATACATAAGCTTTAGAAAACGGAGACTTCGGTCTCCGTTTTTTTATGCTTTGAAATCGTCATTCTCTTCAGCGAGGCACGAGCGTGATAGGGAATCTTTATCGTCTGCTTAAGAAGCCTGACTGTCGATGGTTACTCTCGCCTCTCATGATATCCTCCGCTCAATATTGCTCTTTACGCTTTTGAGTCTTATATTCAATGGTACAGTTATGACATTGATTTAACATGGATAGCTGTTGAGTGAAGGACAATAAATACTTGATTGAATATAGATTAATCAAGTCAACAATAAGTCAGTGGAGACTCCCCAATGAAAAAGTTACTTTCAGTACTTGCTGTATCTGCAGCGGTAATGGCACCGGCAGCATTTGCTTCTTCGCCTGTTATGTTTTCAACAATTAATGGCTTCAACGCTCCGGATTCTGATGCGGTTGGCGGTGTACGTCTGGCTCTGCTTCACGGACAAGTCAATGACCTTAAAGGTGTCGACCTTGCGGTTGTTGGTATGTCTGAGACGCAAACCACAACAGGTGTGAACCTTGGTATTTTTGGTGCATCTAAAGTGAACCAAGAAATGACAGGGGCATCACTGGGTTTTTTTAACTGGAACACAGGCCAAACGACGGGTCTTAACCTAGGTGCGGTGAACATCACTAATGATGTGAAAGGTGCAAACGTGAGCTTTGTGAACTACTCAGAAGGTAACACTATGGTTGATGTTGGCGCAGCTAACCTTTCAGAAGTGTCTACGGTTCAGGTTGGTATCTTCAACAAAACCAACAAAATCGAAGGCGTACAGATTGGTCTGATCAACTGTGCTGACAATGGCTTCTTCCCGTGCTTTCCAATTGTGAATTTTGCTAAGTAGAGTTATCGTTTTAATTATCTACTCCAAATCACCTACTAACTAGTAGGTGATTTTTCTCTAGCATCTATTATAGATAGAATTAGACTCATCCCCTTCTATCAAACTCTACAGTTAAACGGTTTTAATCATTTCAATTGCTTTACAGTTAGTAGCTTCTAAGTAACTTAATCAACTTACTACTGAAAAGGTTCATTAAGCTCTCTGATTTTGATTCTAGGTTTTGAATCCTAAAGGGGATCTTCGCTTGTCTCGTTTTATTGTTTTCGCTTATGTTGGTATACTGTTGGCAAACAGATTTAATATCTAATCGAACTTTTAGTCGAATAAATACTCTTCAGTGCTTTAACTGAGGTAGAAACATTCAATGGATGTGGGAAACGTAACATGACAACGAAAATAACGCCGGAAAAAATGACGCATCTAAAGCAATTGGAAGCTGAATCGATCCATATTATGCGTGAAGTCGCGGCTGAGTTTGATAACCCGGTGATGCTGTATTCAGTTGGTAAAGACTCTTCAGTAATGCTACACCTTGCTCAGAAAGCTTTCGCTCCTGGTACTCCTCCTTTCCCTCTGATGCATGTTGATACTACGTGGAAATTTAAAGAAATGATCGAGTTCCGCGATTACATGGCTGATAAGGTTGGAATGAAACTTATTGTTCACCAGAACCCTGAAGGTGTGGCTATGGGGATCAATCCTTTTGTGCACGGTAGTTCAAAACATACTGATATAATGAAGACCCAAGGCTTAAAACAGGCTCTAGATATGCATGGTTTTGATGCTGCTTTCGGTGGTGCGCGACGCGATGAGGAAAAATCTCGAGCGAAAGAGCGAGTGTACTCGTTTCGCGACGAACATCATCGTTGGGATCCTAAAAATCAACGACCAGAACTATGGAATATTTACAACGGCAAGGTTAACCAAGGTGAGAGTATCCGTGTGTTCCCACTATCTAACTGGACAGAGCTAGATATTTGGCAGTATATCTATCTTGAAAATATTGAAATTCCGGGTTTGTATTTATCAAAACCTCGCCCTGTCGTTCAGCGTGATGGCATGTTGATTATGGTCGATGATGAGCGAATGAAGCTTAACAAAGGGGAAGTGGCAGAAGAAAAAATGGTGCGTTTTCGTACACTCGGTTGTTACCCACTAACTGGCGCTGTAGAATCGAAAGCTACGACGCTACCTGAAATTATTCAAGAGATGTTGCTAACAACCACCTCAGAGCGTCAAGGGCGCGCCATTGACCACGATAGTTCAGGTTCAATGGAGAAGAAAAAGCGTGAAGGCTACTTCTAATAGCATTGACGATATTATATCGTTAATTTTGAATATAAATTGAGTTGTTTGAGCATGATTGTCACTGCGTGTGTCCTTATTGGATTGATTATTGGTCTGGTCAGTAACCGTTTTAGAGCTAGCTATGTGTTTATTTTTTCAGTGACAGTGCTGTACGTTTCTGGTGAGCTTTCACAAGCCGTTATTTTCTCGAACGTCACTAACCGTTCTGTGATTATCTTATTATTGTTACTACTTTCTTCTCTCGCTCTAGAAAGGACAGCTTTGCTTAGTTGGGTGGCAAAAATGTTATCTCATCGTCATTATGGGCAATCGCTATTGCGTTTGGGAGCTCTGGGAGCACTAAGCTCTAGCGTACTTAACAATACCGCAGTGGTCGCTACTTTGATGGGGGGGGTTCTCAAAAATCCATTCCATGCTCCTAAGAAACTTCTGATTCCTTTATCGTACTTCTCTATTTTAGGGGGGACTCTAACCTTAATAGGAACTGCGACCAACCTTGTAGTTAGTGGTTTACTTGAAGACCAAGGCTATCCTGCGCTGACAATCTTTGCTTTTTTCCCTGTGGGGGTTAGTTTACTACTCGGTTGTGGTTTCGTAGTAATAATAGTTTCCCGCTGGCTTCCTGATGACCTTGTGAAAATTGAATCGTTAGGGGGCTACTTCCTTGATGCTGAAGTCGAGAGCAGAAGTAAGCTCGTAGGTCGAAGTATATTAGAAAATGGATTACGATCACTCGATGGTCTTTTCTTAACTGAAATTATTCGAGATAAACAGTTGATAACCCCTGTATCACCGAGTGAGTTGGTATTTGCAGGAGATAAACTGGTATTCAGTGGTGATGTTTCAGAAGTTAAACAATTGGCCTCGTTTGATGGCCTAAAGCTGTACGTGGAAGAAGAATTTGAGTTAGGTAAAAACTTAGTTGAAGTCTTAGTGAGTCCTGAATCTATATTGATAGATAAAACCTTAAAAGAGGTCGAATTTCGTTCTCGTTTTGATGCGGCAGTGGTAGCGATCGCTAGGCAAGGAAAACGGCTTTCTGGCAAGCTTGGGGAGTGTGTTATTCAAAGTGGTGATAAATTGATTCTGGCTGTCGGGGATGATTTTAAAAAACGCCCAAATCTAACCAGAAACTTTTTTCTATTAAGTGACAAGTCGCTTAAAAGTCCTTTGTCATTCACTCAAAACCTATTAGGTATTGTCGGTTTCATTTTATCTATTGTCTTAGCTGCGTGCACCAGTTTAGACCTTGTTGATACATTGTCTGGGTTCTTGCTCTTATCTTTGACGAGTAAAATCATTGATGGAACTCAATTAAGACGGCGTTTTCCATTTGAGTTATTGATCATACTAGTATCAGCTTTGTGTATCGCCAGTGCGTTTTCTAGCAGTGGTCTGGCATTGGCATTAACTCAAGTCTTTGAATCCGTAGCTGGGCAACTATCTCCTATCTGGGTGCTAGTAGGCATATTGGTCTTAACCATTATTTTAACGGAAATCATGACCAACACAGCTGCTGCGGCAATTATGTTACCTATTTCACTGGCTTTAGCGTCGACGTTCCATATCGATTATTTACCGCTAGTCATGGCGGTTGCCTATGGTGCGAGTGCATCCTTTATCAGTCCTTTTGGTTATCAAACTAACCTTATGGTGATGAGCGCTGGTGGCTATGCTTTTATAGACTTTGTTAAAGTCGGATGGATAGTTACCGTCACTTACATTGTAGTTGCCACCATTGCTATTCCGATGGTGTTCCCATTTTAGTTTTATATGAGTTGTAAGAATGACCTCTCCCTATGTAATAAAAGATAATGAGTCTGTTAGCGATGATGTAGTTTGGCATAGCTCCACGGTGACGCATGAGCAACGCTCCGTTCAAAAGCAACAAGTGCCAACGGTGCTTTGGTTTACGGGATTAAGTGGCTCTGGGAAGTCCACAGTTGCCAATGCAGTCGAAAGTAAGCTTCTAAGTTTAGGTAAACATAGCTATTTGCTCGATGGTGACAATGTCCGACATGGCCTCAATAAAGATCTTGGGTTTAGCGACACGGACCGCGTTGAAAACATTCGTCGTATTGGTGAGGTAGCAAAACTGTTTGTGGATTCGGGAACGATAGTAATAACTGCGTTTATTTCGCCATTTATTGCTGACCGCGCACAAGTCCGTGAGCTTTTATCTTCGAAGCAATTTCTGGAAGTGTTTATTGATACACCATTATCGGTGTGCGAACAGCGAGATCCTAAAGGGTTATACAAGAAAGCACGAGCGGGTGAGATTAAGAATTTTACTGGTATTGATTCAATGTATGAAGCCCCATTAACTCCAGATATTCATGTCGAGACTGAAGGTCAATCTATTGAGGCATGTGCAGATATTGTGGTTAATCAACTTACTAAGTTAGGGTACATTTAATCATGCATTACGATGTATTCAATGGTGATGCTGATGGAATAATTGCTTTACTTCAGTTGCGTAAGGCCGACCCAAAATGCTCGAAGCTTGTCACTGGTGTAAAGCGTGACATTGCTCTTTTACAGCGAGTGGTTAAACAAAATGATATCAGTGGCTGCACCATCTTAGATATATCGATGGAAAAAAATATCGATGCGCTCTACGAATTGATAGATCTGGATATACCTCTGTTCTATTGTGACCACCATCGTACGGGAGAAGTGCCACAAGCTGATAATTTTACAGCCCTCATTAATTTGGATGCGAATACTTGCACCAGTTTGTTGATCAACCAGCAGTTAGCGGGGCGATATGCTGATTGGGCTATAGTTGGCGCTTACGGTGACAATATGTCCGTCAATGCTGACCAGTTAGCCGATGTTATCGGATTAAGTTGTGATGAAAGAAAATTTTTAAAAGAGCTGGGTACCTTAATCAACTACAACTGTTATGGTACTTCGATTGACGATTTACACATTGATCCAGCCGAATTGTTTCAACAGCTTATGTGCTATTCTTCACCTTTTGACCTCAAGCGAGATTTAATATCTCCTTATTATGTTCTAAAACAAGGGTATCAGGCTGATTATCAACATGTTGAGCTGCTAACGCCGATAGTGTGCACTGACGTGTCTGAAATCTATCTACTGCCTTGTGAAGCATGGGCAAAGCGTGTCAGTGGTGTGTTTGGAAACGTTCTTGCAAATCAATCACCAAACAAGGCTCATGCAGTACTCACATTGAATGATAATCAGAAGGACTACACCGTTAGTGTTCGTGCCCCTTTAAATCATCGAACTGGTGCAGATGAAGTCTGCTGTCAGTTTGTTACTGGTGGTGGCCGTAAAGCTGCGGCGGGTATTAACGCCTTACCTATTGAAAATAAAAACGAATTCATTAAAGTTTTAAATAAATTTTATCAATAAATCAAAGTCGGTTTGAAGAGTTGAGTATTTAAACCGGGACCATTAAGGAAAGACCATGTCACATAGTTCAGAGCTAATTGCTCAAGATATTGAAGCATACTTAAAAGTACACGAGAACAAAGATCTGCTGCGCTTTTTAACTTGCGGTAACGTGGATGATGGTAAATCAACACTGATTGGTCGTTTGCTGTTTGATAGTAAACTGATATACGAAGATCAGATGGCTGCGATTGAG is drawn from Vibrio sp. SNU_ST1 and contains these coding sequences:
- a CDS encoding SLC13 family permease, encoding MIVTACVLIGLIIGLVSNRFRASYVFIFSVTVLYVSGELSQAVIFSNVTNRSVIILLLLLLSSLALERTALLSWVAKMLSHRHYGQSLLRLGALGALSSSVLNNTAVVATLMGGVLKNPFHAPKKLLIPLSYFSILGGTLTLIGTATNLVVSGLLEDQGYPALTIFAFFPVGVSLLLGCGFVVIIVSRWLPDDLVKIESLGGYFLDAEVESRSKLVGRSILENGLRSLDGLFLTEIIRDKQLITPVSPSELVFAGDKLVFSGDVSEVKQLASFDGLKLYVEEEFELGKNLVEVLVSPESILIDKTLKEVEFRSRFDAAVVAIARQGKRLSGKLGECVIQSGDKLILAVGDDFKKRPNLTRNFFLLSDKSLKSPLSFTQNLLGIVGFILSIVLAACTSLDLVDTLSGFLLLSLTSKIIDGTQLRRRFPFELLIILVSALCIASAFSSSGLALALTQVFESVAGQLSPIWVLVGILVLTIILTEIMTNTAAAAIMLPISLALASTFHIDYLPLVMAVAYGASASFISPFGYQTNLMVMSAGGYAFIDFVKVGWIVTVTYIVVATIAIPMVFPF
- a CDS encoding DHH family phosphoesterase, whose translation is MHYDVFNGDADGIIALLQLRKADPKCSKLVTGVKRDIALLQRVVKQNDISGCTILDISMEKNIDALYELIDLDIPLFYCDHHRTGEVPQADNFTALINLDANTCTSLLINQQLAGRYADWAIVGAYGDNMSVNADQLADVIGLSCDERKFLKELGTLINYNCYGTSIDDLHIDPAELFQQLMCYSSPFDLKRDLISPYYVLKQGYQADYQHVELLTPIVCTDVSEIYLLPCEAWAKRVSGVFGNVLANQSPNKAHAVLTLNDNQKDYTVSVRAPLNHRTGADEVCCQFVTGGGRKAAAGINALPIENKNEFIKVLNKFYQ
- the groL gene encoding chaperonin GroEL (60 kDa chaperone family; promotes refolding of misfolded polypeptides especially under stressful conditions; forms two stacked rings of heptamers to form a barrel-shaped 14mer; ends can be capped by GroES; misfolded proteins enter the barrel where they are refolded when GroES binds), producing MAAKDVKFGNDARIKMLEGVNVLADAVKVTLGPKGRNVVLDKSFGAPTITKDGVSVAREIELEDKFQNMGAQMVKEVASQANDAAGDGTTTATVLAQSIIAEGLKAVAAGMNPMDLKRGIDKAVIAAVEELKNLSVPCSDTKAIAQVGTISANSDSTVGNIIAEAMEKVGRDGVITVEEGQALQDELDVVEGMQFDRGYLSPYFINNQEAGSVDLESPFILLIDKKVSNIRELLPTLEAVAKASRPLLIIAEDVEGEALATLVVNNMRGIVKVAAVKAPGFGDRRKSMLQDIAILTGGTVISEEIGLDLEKVTLEDLGQAKRITITKENSTIIDGAGDEVMIKGRVSQIRQQIEDATSDYDKEKLQERVAKLAGGVAVIKVGAATEVEMKEKKDRVEDALHATRAAVEEGVVAGGGVALIRAASKVSGLEGDNEEQNVGIRVALRAMEAPIRQITKNAGDEESVVANNVRAGEGNYGYNAATGEYGDMIAMGILDPTKVTRSALQFAASVAGLMITTEAMITDKPQDSGPAMPDMGGMGGMGGMGGMM
- a CDS encoding co-chaperone GroES, encoding MNIRPLHDRVIVERQEVESKSAGGIVLTGSAAEKSTRGTILAVGKGRILENGSVQPLDVKVGDTVIFSEGYGTKTEKIDGKEVLIMSENDIMAIVE
- a CDS encoding MATE family efflux transporter; translated protein: MQDKHGLLTAPIALTLRTMTIPTIFGMVAILMFNLVDTFFISLLGTQALAAVSFTFPVTFAINCITMGIGIGLSTCIGRLLGQGCAQNAARFTCHGLLLAVLLVGFASTLGLVTLEPMFTLLGAKPELLPLISEYMLVWYLAIPLLVIPMAGNSAIRASGDTKTPAKIMMLAGLINGILDPLLIFGYGPFPELGIQGAAIASGFSWFGALCGSLYVLTIREKLLAPPKLKNLIDDWKQILTIGTPAALSNALNPIAGAIIMMMLAKQGTEAVAAYGAAQRIESILIIVLMSLTSALTPFMAQNFGADNPQRSFKALFLSMRFAVMFQGLIFLMMVPLSIPLATLFSQEESVRGILWHYLLVVPFSYGFQGIVMMLISAMNAMHQPLKAFQWSFMRLFVFTLPFAWIGSQIDGVEGLFIGLALGNIMGGISGYLFALRIRVKADAGCE
- the cysD gene encoding sulfate adenylyltransferase subunit CysD, producing the protein MTTKITPEKMTHLKQLEAESIHIMREVAAEFDNPVMLYSVGKDSSVMLHLAQKAFAPGTPPFPLMHVDTTWKFKEMIEFRDYMADKVGMKLIVHQNPEGVAMGINPFVHGSSKHTDIMKTQGLKQALDMHGFDAAFGGARRDEEKSRAKERVYSFRDEHHRWDPKNQRPELWNIYNGKVNQGESIRVFPLSNWTELDIWQYIYLENIEIPGLYLSKPRPVVQRDGMLIMVDDERMKLNKGEVAEEKMVRFRTLGCYPLTGAVESKATTLPEIIQEMLLTTTSERQGRAIDHDSSGSMEKKKREGYF
- a CDS encoding VC2662 family protein — its product is MKKLLSVLAVSAAVMAPAAFASSPVMFSTINGFNAPDSDAVGGVRLALLHGQVNDLKGVDLAVVGMSETQTTTGVNLGIFGASKVNQEMTGASLGFFNWNTGQTTGLNLGAVNITNDVKGANVSFVNYSEGNTMVDVGAANLSEVSTVQVGIFNKTNKIEGVQIGLINCADNGFFPCFPIVNFAK
- the cysC gene encoding adenylyl-sulfate kinase, giving the protein MTSPYVIKDNESVSDDVVWHSSTVTHEQRSVQKQQVPTVLWFTGLSGSGKSTVANAVESKLLSLGKHSYLLDGDNVRHGLNKDLGFSDTDRVENIRRIGEVAKLFVDSGTIVITAFISPFIADRAQVRELLSSKQFLEVFIDTPLSVCEQRDPKGLYKKARAGEIKNFTGIDSMYEAPLTPDIHVETEGQSIEACADIVVNQLTKLGYI